A window of the bacterium genome harbors these coding sequences:
- a CDS encoding NADH:ubiquinone reductase (Na(+)-transporting) subunit F: MPTVVLAVAVFVLMILAQVLVLLFAKAKLVASGDVTITINDDPDKALVTPAGSTLLNTLSANGIFIPSACGGKGTCGVCKVDVHDGGGALLPTETSHIGRGEARRGCRLSCQVKVKQDMKIELEPEIFSIRKWKCRVRSNHNVATFIKERVLELREGEAVPFRAGGYLQIECPPHEVKYQDFDVEAEYREDWDKFNLWRYVSKVPESVSRAYSMANYPEERDIIMLNVRIASPPPNRPDAPPGIMSSYIFNLKPGDEITISGPYGEFFARETDKEMVFIGGGAGMAPMRSHVFDQFRRLATTRKVSFWYGARSLREAFYQEDFDSIQAEFPNFEWHLALSDPLPEDGWGGYTGFIHQVVLDNFLADHEAPEEVEYYMCGPPMMNQACISMLLDLGVESENIMLDDFGG, from the coding sequence ATGCCCACCGTCGTACTCGCAGTCGCGGTCTTCGTGCTGATGATCCTCGCCCAGGTGCTGGTGCTCCTGTTCGCCAAGGCGAAGCTCGTGGCCAGCGGCGACGTCACCATCACCATCAACGACGATCCGGACAAGGCCCTGGTGACCCCGGCCGGGAGCACCCTGCTCAACACCCTGTCCGCCAACGGCATCTTCATTCCCTCGGCCTGCGGCGGCAAGGGGACGTGCGGCGTGTGCAAGGTCGATGTACATGATGGCGGAGGCGCCTTGCTGCCGACCGAGACTTCTCACATCGGCCGCGGCGAGGCGCGTCGTGGCTGCCGCCTGTCGTGCCAGGTCAAGGTCAAGCAGGACATGAAGATCGAGCTCGAGCCGGAGATCTTCAGCATCCGCAAATGGAAGTGCCGGGTGCGTTCGAATCACAACGTGGCGACCTTCATCAAGGAGCGGGTGCTGGAGCTTCGCGAGGGCGAGGCGGTGCCGTTTCGCGCGGGGGGCTACCTCCAGATCGAGTGCCCGCCGCACGAGGTGAAATACCAGGACTTCGACGTCGAGGCGGAGTACCGGGAAGACTGGGACAAGTTCAATCTGTGGCGCTATGTCTCGAAAGTGCCCGAGAGCGTGTCGAGGGCCTACTCGATGGCCAACTATCCGGAGGAGAGAGACATCATCATGCTCAACGTCCGGATTGCGTCGCCGCCGCCGAACCGGCCGGACGCCCCTCCGGGGATCATGTCGTCCTATATCTTCAACCTGAAACCGGGAGACGAGATCACGATCTCCGGGCCGTACGGCGAGTTCTTCGCCCGCGAGACCGACAAGGAAATGGTGTTCATCGGTGGCGGCGCCGGCATGGCGCCGATGCGGTCCCACGTCTTCGATCAGTTCAGGCGTTTGGCGACGACGCGCAAGGTCTCATTCTGGTACGGCGCTCGAAGTTTACGGGAAGCTTTCTATCAGGAGGATTTCGATTCCATCCAGGCGGAGTTCCCCAACTTCGAGTGGCATCTGGCGCTCTCCGATCCCTTGCCCGAAGACGGCTGGGGGGGCTATACCGGCTTCATCCATCAGGTCGTTCTCGACAACTTCCTTGCCGATCACGAGGCACCCGAAGAGGTCGAGTACTACATGTGCGGGCCGCCGATGATGAACCAGGCGTGCATCAGCATGCTGCTCGATCTCGGTGTGGAGTCCGAGAACATTATGCTGGACGACTTCGGAGGCTGA
- the nqrE gene encoding NADH:ubiquinone reductase (Na(+)-transporting) subunit E, translating to MLEHYLDLAVKAIFIENMALAFFLGMCSFLAVSKKVETALGLGAAVTFVLAVTTPLNNLIYTYVLKEGAMGWLGESFASVDLGFLRFLAFIGSIAASVQIVEMALDRYVPKLYVALGVFLPLIAVNCAILGGSLFMVERDYSLGESAVFGFGSGFGFWLAIVALAAIREKMHYSNVPPALRGLGITFIVTGLMAIAFMAFAGIQL from the coding sequence ATGCTCGAGCACTATCTCGACCTCGCAGTCAAGGCGATCTTCATCGAGAACATGGCCCTGGCCTTCTTCCTGGGCATGTGCTCATTCCTGGCGGTGTCGAAGAAAGTGGAAACCGCCCTGGGCCTCGGCGCCGCTGTGACCTTCGTCCTCGCGGTGACGACCCCGCTCAACAACCTGATCTACACCTACGTGCTCAAAGAGGGAGCGATGGGCTGGCTGGGCGAGAGCTTCGCATCGGTGGACCTTGGCTTCCTGCGCTTCCTGGCGTTCATCGGTTCGATAGCCGCCTCGGTGCAGATCGTCGAGATGGCGCTCGACCGCTACGTGCCGAAGCTCTACGTCGCGCTCGGCGTCTTCTTGCCGCTGATTGCCGTCAATTGCGCCATCCTGGGCGGCTCACTCTTCATGGTCGAGCGCGACTACAGCCTGGGTGAGAGTGCCGTGTTCGGCTTCGGCTCAGGCTTCGGTTTCTGGCTCGCCATCGTGGCGCTGGCGGCGATCCGCGAGAAGATGCACTACTCGAATGTTCCGCCGGCCCTTAGAGGGCTGGGCATCACCTTCATTGTCACCGGGCTGATGGCCATCGCCTTCATGGCTTTCGCCGGAATCCAGTTGTAA
- a CDS encoding FAD:protein FMN transferase, which produces MSGLDARDGGYAPIVRRMIVPAIFVGALFAVYLWRSPGGEPSREVAVLSGQALGTTYAVKVVAEGGLAVGQSESLELEIEETLAAIDASMSTWREDSELERFNRHGTEPFLLSPALDEVMAKALEIGSRSGGAFDITVGPLVEAWGFGPEAESREPSPERIAELLGQTGSHRLTLDRQGRTLRKNAGRIRCDLSAIAKGYAVDKLAAALAGTGYSDFMIELGGEVMVRGVNATGEDWRIGIEVPDPERRAVYAVVALDGRALATSGNYRNFRIEDGRVVSHIIDPRTGRPVTHTLASVSVIAETCMEADAWATALSVLGPDEGLEAARREGLAALFIAHHPDGELEETSTAAFDRFRALHSTGENTS; this is translated from the coding sequence GTGAGCGGGCTCGACGCGCGGGATGGGGGGTACGCGCCGATTGTGCGGCGGATGATCGTGCCCGCGATTTTCGTCGGTGCGCTATTTGCCGTCTATCTTTGGCGCTCTCCCGGTGGCGAGCCGAGTCGGGAGGTCGCGGTCCTCTCCGGCCAGGCCCTGGGGACCACATACGCCGTCAAGGTCGTGGCCGAGGGCGGACTTGCTGTCGGCCAGAGCGAGTCGCTCGAGCTCGAGATCGAAGAGACCCTGGCCGCGATCGATGCCTCGATGTCGACTTGGCGCGAGGATTCTGAGCTCGAACGGTTCAACCGCCACGGCACCGAGCCGTTCCTCCTTTCTCCGGCGCTCGACGAGGTGATGGCGAAGGCGCTCGAGATCGGAAGCAGGAGTGGCGGGGCCTTCGATATCACGGTGGGGCCGCTCGTCGAGGCCTGGGGCTTTGGACCTGAGGCAGAGAGTCGAGAGCCTTCGCCCGAGCGCATCGCCGAGCTACTTGGGCAGACCGGCTCTCACCGGTTGACGCTTGATAGGCAGGGGCGAACGCTACGCAAGAATGCGGGCCGCATTCGTTGTGACCTATCGGCCATTGCCAAGGGGTACGCTGTCGACAAGCTCGCGGCGGCGCTGGCCGGCACCGGCTATTCGGACTTCATGATCGAGCTGGGTGGAGAAGTCATGGTGCGGGGCGTCAACGCTACCGGCGAGGATTGGCGCATCGGCATCGAGGTTCCGGACCCGGAGCGCCGGGCGGTCTACGCGGTAGTGGCGCTCGATGGGAGGGCCCTGGCGACGTCGGGCAACTACCGCAACTTTCGCATCGAAGACGGGCGAGTCGTTTCCCACATCATCGACCCGCGAACCGGTCGCCCGGTCACTCACACCTTGGCTTCGGTTAGCGTTATTGCCGAGACCTGCATGGAGGCCGATGCGTGGGCCACGGCGCTCTCGGTGCTGGGCCCTGACGAGGGGCTGGAAGCGGCCCGAAGGGAAGGCTTGGCGGCTCTCTTCATCGCTCACCATCCCGACGGCGAGCTCGAGGAGACGAGCACGGCCGCCTTCGACCGCTTCCGCGCGCTACACTCGACGGGGGAGAACACCTCATGA
- a CDS encoding NADH:ubiquinone reductase (Na(+)-transporting) subunit D — protein MTGNQKQALIDPLFNDNPIAVQVLGICSALAVTTKMETSVVMSLAVIAVLTLSNLSVSLIRNMIPPSIRIIVQLTIIASLVMITDQILRAYLYDISKQLSVFVGLIITNCIIMGRAEAFAMQNKPSDSILDGLGNGFGYSIVLLAVGFFRELIGAGKLFGQQVLPLASEGGWYQPNGLFALAPGAFFLIGVFIWLLRTFKPQLVTED, from the coding sequence ATGACCGGCAACCAGAAACAGGCGCTGATCGATCCTCTGTTCAACGACAATCCGATCGCGGTGCAGGTCCTGGGGATCTGCTCGGCGCTGGCGGTGACCACGAAGATGGAGACGTCGGTGGTGATGTCGTTGGCGGTCATCGCGGTGCTGACGCTGTCGAATCTGTCGGTGTCCCTGATTCGCAACATGATCCCGCCGTCGATCCGGATCATCGTCCAGCTGACGATCATCGCCTCACTGGTGATGATCACCGACCAGATTTTGCGCGCCTATCTTTATGACATCTCCAAGCAGCTGTCGGTCTTCGTCGGGCTGATCATCACCAACTGCATCATCATGGGCCGGGCCGAGGCGTTCGCGATGCAGAACAAGCCGTCCGACAGCATCCTCGACGGTCTCGGTAACGGCTTTGGATACAGCATTGTCCTGCTGGCGGTCGGTTTCTTTCGCGAGCTGATCGGTGCGGGCAAGCTCTTCGGTCAGCAGGTACTGCCGCTGGCTTCGGAGGGTGGCTGGTACCAGCCCAACGGGCTCTTCGCCCTGGCGCCCGGGGCCTTCTTTCTAATCGGGGTGTTCATCTGGCTGTTGCGCACCTTCAAGCCGCAACTGGTGACGGAGGACTAG
- a CDS encoding tetratricopeptide repeat protein, translated as MARRSRTLACLVLLAGVVSPSEGRAQVAEVDVLAEARQLQDEATELYDGGRPAEALPLAERALEIRETVYGHGHPLTASTLNTMGLILQTLGDFEGARPYQERALAILERAMGPEHALTAVALHNLGALLRAMGDLSTSGSVSAVSQHLAKLRAYGLTTTRRDAQTIYYRLSDHEFLAKLRGSFFAEMETAFLSSKG; from the coding sequence GCTGCTGGCCGGGGTCGTCAGCCCCTCGGAGGGCCGCGCGCAGGTGGCCGAAGTCGATGTCCTGGCCGAAGCACGGCAGCTTCAGGACGAGGCCACCGAGTTGTACGACGGCGGCCGCCCGGCGGAAGCGCTGCCTCTGGCAGAACGGGCGCTCGAGATCCGGGAGACGGTCTACGGGCACGGGCACCCGTTGACGGCCTCCACGCTCAACACCATGGGCCTGATCCTTCAAACCCTGGGTGATTTCGAAGGAGCCCGTCCGTACCAAGAACGCGCCCTGGCGATTCTCGAACGAGCCATGGGCCCCGAGCACGCGCTGACGGCGGTAGCCCTCCACAATCTCGGGGCGCTCCTGCGAGCCATGGGAGATCTATCGACGTCCGGGTCGGTCTCGGCCGTGTCCCAGCACCTGGCCAAGCTTCGAGCCTACGGTCTGACCACTACCCGTCGCGATGCGCAGACCATCTACTACCGGCTGTCGGATCATGAGTTCCTGGCGAAACTCCGAGGCTCATTCTTCGCCGAGATGGAAACCGCCTTCTTGTCGAGCAAGGGCTGA
- a CDS encoding Na(+)-translocating NADH-quinone reductase subunit C — translation MQQASNRYIILFAAAVCLVCSVFVAFAAVTLKERQDANAVLDRQKKVLIVAGLLEEKAKVSAGEVQTLFDESIVPRVVDLASGAYDDSIDATTFDQQRSLKDPAMSKAAPENRAGLTRVPLRAQVYHVVSDERIEQIILPIEGKGLWSTLYGFLALAPDTTSITGITFYQHGETPGLGGEVDNASWKARWPGRQAFDENWQPAIEVIKGLAGPPAEDPYSVDGLSGATLTCRGVNELLHYWLSEQGFGPYLERFRSPGSTA, via the coding sequence ATGCAGCAGGCTAGCAACAGATACATCATCCTGTTCGCCGCAGCGGTTTGTCTGGTCTGCTCGGTGTTCGTCGCATTTGCGGCGGTGACGCTCAAGGAGCGGCAGGACGCCAACGCGGTGCTCGACCGGCAGAAGAAAGTGCTGATCGTGGCCGGTCTGCTCGAGGAGAAGGCCAAGGTGTCGGCCGGCGAGGTTCAGACTCTGTTCGACGAGTCAATCGTGCCCAGAGTCGTGGACCTCGCGTCCGGGGCCTATGATGACTCGATCGACGCCACGACCTTCGATCAGCAGCGCTCCCTCAAGGATCCGGCGATGAGCAAGGCGGCGCCGGAGAACAGGGCGGGACTGACCCGGGTGCCGCTCCGTGCCCAGGTGTATCACGTGGTCAGCGACGAGCGGATCGAGCAGATCATTCTGCCCATCGAAGGCAAGGGCCTGTGGTCGACGCTCTACGGGTTCCTGGCACTGGCGCCGGACACTACGTCGATCACGGGGATCACGTTCTACCAGCACGGGGAGACGCCGGGGCTGGGAGGTGAGGTGGACAATGCGAGCTGGAAGGCCCGGTGGCCCGGCCGGCAGGCCTTCGACGAGAACTGGCAGCCGGCCATCGAGGTCATCAAGGGACTCGCCGGACCACCGGCCGAGGATCCGTACTCGGTTGACGGGCTCTCCGGCGCAACGCTCACCTGTCGTGGCGTCAACGAGCTTCTGCACTACTGGTTGAGTGAGCAGGGCTTCGGTCCCTATCTCGAGCGGTTCCGCTCGCCGGGGAGCACGGCATGA